In the Lysinibacillus sp. PLM2 genome, one interval contains:
- the tet(M) gene encoding tetracycline resistance protein codes for MYKTIGVLAHVDAGKTTFSEQLLYHTRSIRARGRVDHKDAYLDNHIIEKQRGITIFAEQGRMHFKGDLYTLIDTPGHTDFSPEMERAINVMDYAILIVSAVDGIEGHTETVWNLLRKNHVPTFIFINKIDREGADVESITQAIQHELSEDVVFVNEIISENNMPDSILEWIAERDESLFEKYLEDKINIPNFLDSLINLIKREKAFICMAGSALKDIGIMEFFEQLSLLTKTNYKNEDSFKGIVFKIRHDEQQQRLTFIKALQGTLRVRDEFHFNNNVEKITELRLYNGTQFEFVQQVEAGEIFAVKGFSALKSGDLFSTNKIQGVDTQLIPALQAKVVYSGREHIKEVLRYFQILEAEEPTLKVQWNEKFQEINVHIMGVIQLEVLTEVAHSRFGIDVHFENPKILYKETIQSSVIGYGHFEPLKHYAEVHLKMEPQPRGSGIIFENHCHTNHLSTGHQRLIEQHIFERDHNGLLTGYPLTDIKFTLLIGRAHNKHTEGGDFREATFRAIRQGLEQAVNVLLEPYYHFKIKAPKDHIGRIMNDIQGAFGKYETPIISEDYVIIEGTVPVATFMNYSVTFAAYTSGRGTISLQFHGYDICHNTEAVLAEIGYDKNADSEYTSSSIFCTKGKGYVVPWYEAEAAMHCLKK; via the coding sequence ATGTATAAAACGATTGGTGTGCTAGCGCATGTAGATGCTGGAAAAACTACATTTTCGGAGCAACTACTTTACCATACACGTAGTATAAGAGCAAGGGGGCGTGTAGATCATAAAGATGCTTACCTAGACAATCATATAATTGAAAAACAACGTGGTATTACAATATTTGCTGAACAAGGAAGAATGCACTTTAAAGGGGATTTATACACATTAATCGATACACCTGGTCATACCGACTTTTCTCCAGAGATGGAAAGAGCAATTAATGTGATGGACTATGCCATATTAATTGTTAGTGCAGTTGATGGAATTGAAGGTCATACCGAAACCGTGTGGAATTTACTAAGAAAAAATCATGTTCCGACTTTTATTTTTATTAATAAAATTGATCGAGAAGGCGCCGATGTAGAATCTATAACACAAGCCATTCAACACGAACTCTCAGAAGATGTGGTATTTGTTAATGAAATTATTTCTGAAAATAATATGCCCGATTCGATTTTAGAATGGATTGCAGAGAGAGATGAAAGTTTGTTCGAAAAGTATTTAGAAGATAAAATTAATATACCAAATTTTCTTGATTCATTAATAAACTTAATTAAAAGAGAAAAAGCATTTATATGTATGGCAGGCTCAGCACTGAAAGATATTGGTATCATGGAGTTTTTTGAGCAATTATCACTTCTAACAAAAACAAATTACAAGAATGAAGATTCATTTAAAGGAATAGTATTTAAAATTCGACATGATGAGCAACAGCAACGACTTACTTTCATAAAAGCATTGCAAGGCACATTACGAGTACGAGATGAATTTCATTTTAATAATAATGTAGAAAAAATTACTGAGCTACGCCTTTATAATGGAACACAGTTTGAATTTGTTCAACAAGTAGAGGCAGGCGAAATATTTGCAGTAAAGGGTTTTTCAGCGTTAAAGAGTGGAGACCTATTCAGTACAAATAAGATACAGGGTGTTGATACTCAACTCATTCCAGCATTACAAGCAAAAGTGGTTTATAGCGGAAGAGAACATATAAAGGAAGTTTTACGATACTTTCAAATTTTAGAAGCAGAGGAGCCAACGTTAAAAGTCCAATGGAATGAGAAATTTCAAGAAATAAATGTTCATATTATGGGTGTTATTCAATTAGAAGTTTTAACAGAAGTTGCACATTCACGCTTTGGAATCGACGTTCATTTTGAAAATCCAAAAATTCTATATAAAGAAACCATTCAGTCATCAGTTATTGGCTACGGACATTTTGAGCCATTAAAACATTACGCTGAAGTTCATTTAAAAATGGAACCACAACCAAGAGGGAGTGGAATAATTTTTGAAAACCACTGTCATACAAATCATTTATCTACCGGTCATCAAAGATTAATTGAACAGCATATTTTTGAAAGAGATCACAACGGTCTTCTGACGGGTTATCCATTAACAGATATTAAATTTACACTTTTAATAGGCAGAGCACATAACAAACATACAGAAGGTGGCGATTTTCGTGAAGCCACGTTTCGTGCAATCAGACAAGGTCTTGAACAGGCTGTTAATGTATTACTAGAACCATATTACCATTTTAAAATAAAAGCTCCTAAAGATCATATTGGCCGTATTATGAACGATATACAGGGTGCATTTGGCAAATATGAGACACCTATTATTTCTGAAGATTACGTTATTATTGAAGGTACAGTTCCGGTTGCTACATTTATGAACTATAGTGTAACATTTGCAGCCTATACCAGTGGAAGAGGAACTATTTCCCTCCAATTTCATGGGTACGACATTTGTCATAACACTGAAGCTGTACTTGCAGAGATTGGGTATGACAAAAACGCAGACTCCGAATACACATCTTCAAGTATCTTTTGTACAAAAGGGAAGGGGTATGTTGTACCATGGTATGAAGCTGAAGCTGCCATGCATTGTTTGAAAAAATAA
- a CDS encoding group II intron reverse transcriptase/maturase encodes MRGNGETSVQLLEKILSNQNMNEAYLRVYRNKGASGVDGITVDELKQYLKENKDELRQRIRTRKYQPQAALRVEIPKENGKMRKLGIPTVVDRVVQQAIHQVLSPIFEKEFSEYSYGFRPNRSCEMAIIKSLEFLNDGYDWIVDIDLERFFDTVNHDKLMRIISNTIDDGDVISLIRKYLVSGVLVKGKYEETPIGTPQGGNLSPLLSNIMLNELDKELESRGLHFVRYADDALIFVKSEKAANRVMESVVKFIEKKLGLIVNAEKSKIARPKDLKFLGFGYYYDSKDKKYQVRPHTISVQKFKRKLRQLTKRNWSIPLDYRILKLKQVIFGWVNYFRTANMKTAMREIDKKLRSRIRVIIWKQWKVPRKQIRSLIQLGIPEEEAKGLTFCRKGYRFIGLSKVVQRAISNKRLEQREYLCSTTLLKSTHCNIN; translated from the coding sequence GTGAGAGGAAATGGAGAAACGAGTGTGCAACTTTTAGAAAAGATTCTAAGCAATCAAAATATGAATGAAGCCTACTTACGTGTCTATAGAAATAAAGGTGCAAGTGGGGTCGATGGAATAACGGTTGATGAACTTAAACAGTATCTGAAAGAGAACAAGGATGAACTACGTCAGCGCATCAGAACTAGAAAATACCAACCACAAGCTGCCTTACGAGTGGAAATCCCAAAAGAAAATGGAAAGATGCGCAAACTGGGAATACCAACAGTAGTGGATAGGGTGGTTCAACAGGCAATTCATCAAGTACTCAGTCCGATATTTGAAAAAGAGTTTAGTGAATACAGTTACGGTTTTAGACCAAATAGAAGTTGTGAGATGGCAATCATAAAAAGTCTCGAATTTCTGAATGATGGATACGATTGGATAGTGGACATTGACCTTGAAAGATTTTTCGACACAGTCAACCATGATAAACTCATGCGAATCATATCCAATACAATCGATGATGGAGATGTCATTTCTTTAATTAGAAAATACTTGGTCAGTGGGGTCTTGGTAAAGGGTAAATATGAGGAAACACCGATTGGAACTCCGCAAGGAGGAAACCTCAGTCCACTATTAAGTAACATAATGTTGAATGAACTGGACAAGGAACTAGAAAGTAGAGGACTCCATTTCGTGAGATATGCGGATGACGCTCTTATCTTTGTGAAGAGTGAGAAAGCTGCAAATAGAGTGATGGAATCAGTCGTGAAGTTTATAGAAAAGAAATTAGGGCTGATAGTCAATGCAGAAAAGAGTAAAATCGCTCGTCCAAAAGACTTAAAATTCCTGGGGTTTGGATATTACTACGATTCAAAAGACAAGAAATATCAAGTTCGACCACATACAATCTCAGTACAGAAATTTAAAAGGAAACTTCGACAACTAACAAAGCGAAACTGGAGCATTCCGTTAGACTACCGAATATTGAAACTAAAACAAGTAATATTTGGTTGGGTAAATTACTTTAGAACTGCAAACATGAAAACGGCTATGCGTGAAATTGATAAGAAACTACGCTCAAGAATAAGAGTAATCATTTGGAAACAGTGGAAGGTACCAAGAAAACAGATAAGGTCACTAATCCAATTGGGGATACCCGAAGAAGAAGCCAAGGGCTTAACATTCTGTAGGAAAGGTTATCGATTTATCGGATTATCTAAAGTTGTTCAAAGAGCAATTTCAAATAAAAGGCTAGAGCAGAGGGAATACCTCTGCTCTACAACGTTACTTAAAAGTACACACTGTAATATAAATTGA
- the proS gene encoding proline--tRNA ligase → MSQQTNDFSKWYIDTIQKADLMDYTPVRGCIAFKPDGYELWEHIQGEMDRRFKETGHRNAYFPMLIPESFFQKEKDHIEGFSPELPWVTEAAGEQLEERLALRPTSETMIGHLYSDWIKSYRDLPLLINQWANVFRWEKKTLPFIRTSEFLWQEGHTAHVDEEDARKETMQMLNIYKEVVEGFLAIPVYDGQKTPSERFAGAVDTYSIEAMMKDGKAVQAGTSHYLGTKFAEAFDIKYLNKENKHVHVHTTSWGTSTRLIGSVIMVHGDEQGLILPPKIAPTQVVLIPVGPWKKNPAIIEKLDEIFASLKAKGIRVRLDDSDQSPGFKFNEWELKGVPVRIELGPRDLENNQVLLKARDEDEKVTVQLGSVVEAIEKELETMQKRLYDKAKAFRDANSHTHIDSLEQLHQHLADSEKNETIPGWILAGWCGDDACETNVKEETKFTTRNIPFNPPTKKQICINCGKEAKHTVWFGRAY, encoded by the coding sequence ATGTCACAACAAACAAACGATTTTTCAAAATGGTACATTGACACAATTCAAAAAGCAGATTTAATGGATTATACACCTGTACGCGGATGTATTGCATTTAAGCCAGATGGTTATGAATTATGGGAACATATTCAAGGTGAAATGGATCGACGTTTTAAAGAAACAGGTCACCGTAATGCTTATTTCCCAATGTTAATTCCTGAGTCGTTTTTCCAAAAAGAAAAGGACCATATTGAAGGATTTTCACCAGAGCTTCCATGGGTAACAGAAGCAGCAGGGGAGCAATTAGAAGAACGTCTTGCTCTACGTCCAACTTCTGAAACGATGATTGGTCATTTATATTCTGATTGGATAAAAAGCTATCGCGACCTTCCATTGCTAATTAATCAATGGGCAAACGTTTTCCGTTGGGAAAAGAAAACTCTTCCATTCATCCGAACTTCTGAATTTTTATGGCAAGAAGGTCACACTGCACATGTTGATGAAGAAGATGCACGTAAAGAAACAATGCAAATGCTTAATATTTACAAAGAGGTAGTAGAAGGATTCTTAGCCATTCCGGTTTATGATGGTCAAAAAACACCATCAGAACGTTTTGCTGGAGCAGTTGACACTTATTCTATCGAAGCTATGATGAAAGACGGTAAAGCTGTTCAAGCTGGTACTTCTCACTACCTAGGCACGAAATTTGCTGAAGCATTTGATATTAAATATTTGAATAAAGAAAATAAACATGTTCATGTTCATACAACATCTTGGGGAACATCAACTAGATTAATCGGTTCAGTTATAATGGTTCATGGTGATGAACAAGGACTTATCCTACCACCAAAAATTGCACCAACTCAAGTTGTATTAATCCCAGTTGGACCATGGAAAAAGAACCCTGCAATTATTGAAAAATTGGACGAGATTTTTGCAAGCTTAAAGGCAAAGGGTATTCGTGTGAGACTTGATGATTCTGATCAATCACCTGGATTTAAGTTTAATGAATGGGAATTAAAAGGGGTACCAGTTCGAATTGAATTAGGACCACGTGATTTAGAAAACAATCAAGTATTACTAAAAGCGCGCGATGAAGATGAAAAAGTAACTGTACAATTAGGCTCAGTAGTTGAAGCAATTGAAAAAGAATTAGAAACAATGCAAAAACGACTATATGATAAAGCAAAAGCATTCCGTGATGCAAACTCACATACTCATATCGATTCATTAGAACAATTACACCAACATTTAGCTGATTCAGAGAAAAACGAAACAATTCCAGGATGGATTTTAGCTGGTTGGTGCGGTGACGATGCATGTGAAACAAATGTAAAAGAAGAAACGAAGTTTACTACGCGTAACATTCCGTTTAATCCGCCTACGAAAAAACAAATCTGTATTAACTGTGGAAAAGAAGCGAAACACACTGTTTGGTTTGGTAGAGCGTACTAA